From the Lathyrus oleraceus cultivar Zhongwan6 chromosome 4, CAAS_Psat_ZW6_1.0, whole genome shotgun sequence genome, one window contains:
- the LOC127138032 gene encoding uncharacterized protein LOC127138032, which translates to MKRLEGKIFKLSQQIISVTHERGNRNEIELRNHIISSAPSKQKQIVEKNNEQIEEPKSTPIKDEVSNETLEKWETLVKLIDKDSPFRRSKNQILNEPNPHLSDYIRPPYHLNKKKPKIKMEVGKFKKFMEMLTALQVNIPFCDALKKILVYAKFMKEILNDPGRFTIPCSIGSLKIGQTLCDLGDSINLMSLSMMRKLNYGEPKPKKMTLTLADRFVTYPYEVLEDVLVKIDDLPFPADFVILDMLEDTEIPLLLGIPFLATCRVLTDVEIRELVLWFNKE; encoded by the exons ATGAAAAGACTAGAAGGGAAAATATTCAAACTATCCCAGCAAATTATATCAGTGACACATGAAAGGGGAAATCGTAACGAAATAGAATTAAGGAACCACATAATTTCCTCCGCTCCCAGCAAACAAAAACAAATAGTAGAAAAGAACAATGAGCAAATTGAGGAACCAAAATCCACACCAATAAAAGATGAGGTTTCTAATGAGACTCTTGAGAAGTGGGAAACACTTGTTAAATTAATTGATAAAGATTCACCTTTTCGGAGATCAAAAAATCAAATCCTCAATGAACCAAACCCTCATTTATCGGATTACATCAGACCACCGTATCATTTAAATAAGAAGAAGCCAAAAATAAAAATGGAGGTAGGGAAGTTTAAAAAGTTCATGGAGATGCTCACAGCTTTACAAGTCAATATTCCATTTTGTGATGCTTTGAAGAAAATTCTGGTGTACGCAAAATTCATGAAAGAAATTTTGAACG ATCCAGGTAGGTTCACGATTCCTTGCTCTATAGGTTCATTAAAAATTGGCCAGACACTCTGTGATTTAGGTGATAGCATAAATTTGATGTCGTTGTCTATGATGAGAAAATTAAATTATGGGGAGCCAAAACCTAAGAAAATGACTTTGACCTTGGCTGATCGATTTGTCACTTATCCTTATGAAGTCCTGGAGGATGTATTGGTAAAGATTGATGATTTACCGTTTCCTGCTGATTTTGTCATTTTGGATATGCTGGAAGATACCGAAATACCATTATTATTGGGGATACCTTTCCTTGCCACATGCAGAGTTTTGACTGATGTGGAAATAAGAGAACTGGTCCTCTGGTTTAATAAAGAGTAG